A window from Podospora bellae-mahoneyi strain CBS 112042 chromosome 1 map unlocalized CBS112042p_1, whole genome shotgun sequence encodes these proteins:
- a CDS encoding uncharacterized protein (EggNog:ENOG503NVV6; COG:S), with protein sequence MAPIAQAVTVSLQELKDGTVSFEKLQQAFGPDSLGILVVKDVPPEFASLRHHALSYSSYLGNLPKSELDKLENEKAKYLTGWSLGKETLKNGQVDTLKGSFYANCAFYVDPKLSCAAPTEEFNTDNFPEYLSPNIWPDDATLPGFKNSVEDLCRLIIDVAVLVARACDRFAEKEIAGYPNGYLEKVVSTSTTTKARLLHYFPEDPVNAPPAPTKASEIANGEGGDEDDWCATHLDHGCLTGLTSAMFVDEAKTPAVAPAFEQTLADSKPLKLAPLPELDASPDPASGLYIKSRTGQTVQVKIPRDCIAFQTGEALERITEGKFKAVPHFVRGARASMSDGRIARNTLAVFTQPNLGEEVDMEQHITFGEFARGIVAKNTVS encoded by the exons ATGGCCCCTATTGCTCAGGCTGTGACTGTCTCCCTACAGGAGCTAAAGGACG GAACGGTGTCGTTTGAGAAGCTCCAGCAAGCATTCGGCCCGGATTCTCTGGGTATCTTGGTTGTCAAAGATGTACCACCCGAGTTTGCGAGTCTGAGGCATCATGCCCTCTCCTATTCGTCTTACCTTGGAAACCTCCCCAAGTCTGAGCTGG ATAAACTCGAGAATGAAAAGGCCAAGTACCTTACCGGATGGTCCCTTGGAAAGGAAACCCTCAAGAACGGCCAGGTCGACACATTAAAGGGCTCTTTCTATGCCAACTGTGCTTTCTATGTTGACCCAAAGCTGTCTTGCGCAGCACCCACCGAGGAGTTCAACACTGACAACTTCCCTGAGTATCTCTCGCCCAACATCTGGCCGGATGATGCGACGCTACCCGGCTTCAAAAACTCTGTCGAGGATCTTTGCCGTCTGATCATTGACGTTGCCGTTTTGGTGGCTAGAGCGTGCGATAGGTTCGCCGAGAAGGAAATTGCCGGTTATCCCAACGGTTACTTGGAAAAGGTTGTGAGCACCTCGACCACGACAAAGGCTCGCCTGTTACACTACTTCCCCGAGGACCCCGTCAACGCGCCTCCTGCGCCGACAAAGGCGAGCGAAATCGCGaatggcgagggcggcgacgaggatgactGGTGTGCTACCCATCTGGACCACGGCTGTTTGACCGGTTTGACTTCGGCCATGTTTGTCGACGAAGCCAAGACGCCAGCGGTCGCACCGGCTTTTGAACAAACTTTGGCCGACAGCAAGCCGCTGAAGTTGGCACCTCTTCCCGAACTTGATGCGTCTCCTGACCCGGCATCTGGTTTGTACATCAAGTCTCGTACTGGGCAAACGGTCCAGGTCAAGATTCCCCGCGACTGCATTGCTTTCCAGACGGGCGAGGCATTGGAGAGGATTACTGAGGGCAAGTTCAAGGCTGTGCCGCATTTTGTACGGGGAGCTCGTGCTTCCATGAGCGATGGCCGGATTGCGCGCAATACACTTGCCGTTTTTACCCAGCCGAAcctgggtgaggaggttgacatGGAGCAGCATATTACCTTTGGAGAGTTTGCGAGGGGAATCGTGGCCAAGAACACTGTTTCTTAG
- a CDS encoding uncharacterized protein (EggNog:ENOG503P33Y; COG:S), translated as MVSPNLIRSALWLAVLGTASALPGPENPNALAPRQPIDADLVPPPTDNDAPPAIDTTKLAGHEFAVCHNLDGDYKPFCLPKHNETFNPGVLKYITWDPAFFSKGHTHEKANHTIKIIGFYLTPESDTHQAFDSGEISCAWGFYQWSITQDLINANPLWNEKPGNKAKHFKQNTPTTITLRMAALPEDGSPAEWHQGPTVQIVKPKKGPNKSDGQRHPADDQVLYVALPTVTFFLMAIVMSTLCCNRGVRRIDLGNVMGRNRRSERGTVGRNRRDRGQYSRVDGRDMELGRGVGEGSGLGVRKVD; from the coding sequence ATGGTTTCGCCTAACCTCATCCGGTCAGCCCTCTGGCTGGCCGTGCTAGGCACAGCATCAGCTCTTCCCGGCCCAGAGAACCCGAACGCTCTTGCGCCCCGTCAACCCATCGACGCCGACCtcgtcccccctcccaccgaCAACGACGCCCCTCCCGccatcgacaccaccaagctcgCCGGTCACGAATTCGCCGTCTGCCACAACCTCGACGGCGACTACAAACCCTTCTGCCTCCCCAAACACAACGAAACCTTCAACCCCGGCGTCCTCAAGTACATCACCTGGGAcccggccttcttctccaaagGCCACACCCACGAGAAAGCAAACCACACGATCAAAATCATCGGGTTTTACCTCACCCCCGAAAGCGACACCCACCAAGCCTTTGACTCTGGCGAAATCTCGTGCGCGTGGGGGTTTTACCAGTGGTCCATTACCCAAGacctcatcaacgccaacccaTTGTGGAATGAAAAACCGGGAAACAAGGCGAAGCACTTCAAGCAGAACACACCAACGACGATAAccttgaggatggcggcgctGCCGGAGGATGGCTCGCCCGCGGAATGGCATCAGGGACCGACGGTGCAGATTGTCAAGCCGAAGAAGGGGCCGAATAAGAGTGATGGACAGAGGCACCCAGCGGACGATCAGGTGTTGTATGTGGCGCTGCCCACGGTGACGTTTTTCTTGATGGCGATTGTGATGAGCACGTTGTGCTGTAataggggggtgaggaggattgATTTGGGGAatgtgatggggaggaacaGGAGGAGTGAGAGGGGGACGGTGGGGAGGAATAGAAGGGATAGGGGGCAGTATTCTAGGGTTGATGGAAGGGATATGGagcttgggaggggggttggggaggggagtggatTGGGGGTTAGGAAGGTTGATTAA
- a CDS encoding uncharacterized protein (EggNog:ENOG503NY4P; COG:Z): MVKALTFKGDKKPKKRKRTGGASGKEDDDDNRQLKAAKPSTEADADADADADDDSWVSADVTADISGPIMFVLPTEPPTALACDAIGKVFTLPIENIIDNNPITAEPHDVRQVWVANRIVGTEHFRFKGHHGKYLSCDKIGLFSATSEAITPLESFSVIPTADTPGTFQIQTLRDTFLSVRASRSSKANASPEVRGDETEITFDTTLRIRMQARYKPKLKASKEEKAREKISRAELEAAVGRRLDEDEVKRLKRARREGDYHEAVLDLKVKGKHDKYG; this comes from the exons ATGGTCAAAGCACTCACCTTCAAAGGAGAtaaaaaaccaaaaaagaGGAAACGCACCGGCGGGGCTAGCGGGaaagaagacgacgatgacaacCGCCAGCTCAAAGCcgccaaaccctccaccgaagccgacgccgatgccgacgccgacgccgacgacgacagctgGGTGTCCGCAGACGTAACAGCCGACATCTCCGGTCCGATCATGTTCGTCCTACCAACCGAACCACCAACCGCGCTGGCATGCGACGCCATAGGAAAGGTGTTCACCCTCCCAATCGAGAACATCATcgacaacaaccccatcaccgccgaGCCGCACGATGTGCGGCAGGTCTGGGTGGCCAATCGGATTGTAGGGACAGAACACTTCCGGTTCAAGGGGCATCATGGAAA ATACCTCTCCTGCGACAAAATCGGTCTCTTCTCCGCGACCTCCgaagccatcacccccctcgaGTCTTTTTCCGTCATCCCCACCGCCGACACCCCCGGCACTTTCCAGATCCAAACGCTAAGGGATACCTTCCTTTCTGTGAGAGCGTCGCGGTCCTCAAAAGCGAATGCTTCCCCTGAGGTCAGGGGGGATGAGACGGAGATTACGTTTGATACTACGTTGAGGATCAGGATGCAGGCGAGGTATAAACCCAAGTTAAAGGCGTcaaaagaggagaaggcaAGGGAGAAGATTAGCCGGGCCGAGTTGGAGGCtgcggtggggaggaggttggatgaggatgaggtgaaACGActgaagagggcgaggagggagggggactACCATGAGGCGGTGTTGGATTTGAAGGTTAAGGGGAAGCATGATAAATATGGGTAG